Proteins from a single region of Paenibacillus sp. BIHB 4019:
- a CDS encoding DUF2277 domain-containing protein, producing the protein MCRNIKPLFNFDPPATEYEIMAASLQFVRKISGYNAPSKANEEAFRIAVAEVAAAAEKLMSSLVTNAEPRNREIEMERARAKSAKRFGTSNE; encoded by the coding sequence ATGTGCCGAAACATTAAGCCTTTGTTTAACTTTGACCCTCCAGCAACGGAATATGAAATTATGGCAGCCTCGCTGCAATTTGTCCGCAAAATATCCGGCTATAACGCACCCTCGAAAGCGAATGAAGAAGCTTTCCGCATCGCTGTTGCAGAAGTGGCGGCTGCGGCAGAGAAGCTGATGAGTTCGCTTGTGACGAATGCCGAGCCGCGCAATCGTGAAATCGAGATGGAGCGCGCTCGCGCGAAATCAGCCAAACGTTTTGGTACAAGCAACGAATAA
- the hisA gene encoding phosphoribosylformimino-5-aminoimidazole carboxamide ribotide isomerase, whose product MKFRPCIDMHDGKVKQIVGETLSTDKHAVVENFVSSHHSVHYAEMFKKDELVGGHVIMLGGGNEEEAVRALQAYPGGLQIGGGINAGNAQHYLAQGASHVIVTSYIFSNGQLNKDNLETIVAEVGKDRLVIDLSCKERDGKWYVVTNQWTQFSDFEVNEANIRMLEQFCDEFLIHAVDVEGKQSGIQQSLVKALAQWVTIPCTYAGGARSLADLELFESLSGGKLDITIGSALDIYGGALPYEQVVAYCQS is encoded by the coding sequence TTGAAATTCAGACCTTGTATAGATATGCATGATGGAAAAGTGAAGCAAATTGTGGGCGAGACGCTTAGTACGGACAAACATGCGGTCGTGGAAAATTTCGTTTCCAGCCATCATTCCGTTCATTATGCCGAAATGTTCAAGAAGGACGAGCTCGTTGGCGGGCATGTCATTATGCTGGGAGGCGGCAACGAAGAGGAAGCGGTTCGCGCCCTTCAGGCGTATCCGGGCGGCTTGCAAATTGGCGGAGGCATTAATGCAGGCAATGCCCAGCACTACCTTGCGCAAGGCGCATCGCATGTCATTGTGACCTCTTACATTTTCAGCAATGGACAGCTTAATAAAGACAACCTGGAGACGATCGTCGCTGAAGTTGGCAAAGACAGATTAGTCATTGATTTGAGCTGCAAAGAGCGTGACGGCAAGTGGTATGTGGTGACGAACCAATGGACGCAGTTCAGTGATTTTGAAGTGAATGAAGCTAATATTCGCATGCTGGAGCAATTTTGCGATGAGTTTCTCATTCATGCTGTTGATGTGGAAGGCAAGCAGAGCGGCATCCAGCAAAGCTTGGTGAAGGCGTTGGCGCAATGGGTGACGATTCCTTGTACTTATGCGGGGGGCGCTCGCTCGCTGGCTGACCTAGAGCTGTTCGAGAGCCTCTCTGGCGGTAAGCTGGATATTACAATTGGCAGTGCATTAGATATTTATGGCGGCGCCTTGCCTTACGAGCAGGTTGTTGCTTATTGCCAGAGCTAG
- a CDS encoding stalk domain-containing protein: protein MKRRFLHVTKLAGLTLVATVTAFTAVSDVSASMSSPWTDDTASDNNNNTARSQVSVSFQNTPVSLPLPPRMIEGTIMVPGKAVLEGYGYKLTWHAAEKRLTAEHPSKLGLVFWADRKEMEMGGKRINDLKTAPYLDKKMIWLPLRLVAEASGLSVTWDAFNRTAFVSDPHALPQFSVMTKPNDGTAASPMPLLKYMQENMNVDVRLQLADPEFYKEKTTVLFAAGDPASIMLLEDPYQYNDELLESLAVDLTKQLEAYPRLKALAGNNALGGRVINGKLYGIARPGDQHDAPFPAIRQDWLDKLNLAQPKTMDELYEVLKQFTFNDPDGNGKQDTIGLSGYTFAAGLGTLSWVEQAFTGSPDRFSMKDGKLIDHAAAPEQAQALKWLARAYRDGLVDKEFAVRTGEQTKDALSENLTGLAAMSVTEAAQLSTGQAVWVPLSGVQATSATPAIAPWKLEGNGMYIVSTMTRTDPGLMLNWLNRGYEMTEKNEWGAIAELGAADYSAINHLFGQTDMLKGNQSVAALPANVRSTYETAVAEWRKTSYADTALPQLNSFWSQGNYADLNNKLAMFKIKVIMGAATIEEWERYIAALVASEEYKLMIADIHTHLAAPAK from the coding sequence ATGAAACGACGTTTCTTGCACGTAACCAAGCTTGCTGGCCTGACGCTAGTCGCCACTGTAACCGCATTCACCGCAGTGTCCGACGTTTCTGCCAGCATGTCCAGCCCTTGGACGGACGATACCGCTTCTGACAATAACAATAATACGGCGCGCTCGCAAGTTTCCGTCTCTTTTCAAAATACGCCTGTCAGCCTTCCTCTTCCTCCGCGAATGATCGAAGGAACAATAATGGTTCCCGGAAAAGCCGTTCTGGAAGGATACGGCTACAAGCTCACCTGGCATGCCGCTGAGAAGCGGTTAACCGCCGAACACCCGAGCAAACTGGGGCTTGTATTTTGGGCGGATCGCAAGGAAATGGAGATGGGTGGCAAACGGATAAACGATTTGAAAACAGCCCCTTATTTGGACAAAAAAATGATCTGGCTGCCGCTGAGGCTCGTTGCAGAAGCATCTGGACTGAGCGTCACCTGGGACGCCTTCAATCGAACGGCATTTGTGAGCGATCCGCATGCCCTCCCGCAATTTAGCGTGATGACTAAGCCAAATGACGGCACGGCAGCTTCACCTATGCCGCTGCTTAAATATATGCAGGAAAATATGAATGTCGATGTGCGGCTGCAATTGGCTGATCCGGAATTTTATAAGGAAAAAACAACTGTCCTGTTCGCTGCGGGTGATCCTGCTTCTATCATGCTGCTTGAGGATCCGTACCAGTACAACGATGAGCTGCTGGAGAGCCTTGCGGTCGATTTGACGAAGCAGCTGGAAGCTTATCCGCGTTTAAAGGCGCTTGCGGGCAATAACGCCTTGGGCGGCCGAGTCATTAATGGGAAACTTTATGGCATTGCCCGCCCCGGCGATCAGCATGACGCGCCCTTCCCAGCCATTAGGCAGGATTGGCTGGATAAGCTGAATTTAGCCCAGCCCAAAACAATGGATGAACTATATGAGGTATTAAAGCAATTTACGTTTAACGATCCGGATGGCAATGGCAAACAGGATACCATCGGATTATCGGGCTATACCTTTGCCGCCGGACTAGGTACGCTGTCTTGGGTCGAGCAAGCTTTTACTGGAAGCCCTGACCGTTTCTCCATGAAAGACGGCAAGCTGATTGACCATGCCGCTGCGCCTGAACAAGCACAGGCGCTGAAATGGCTTGCCCGCGCTTATCGCGATGGGCTGGTGGACAAAGAATTCGCCGTTAGAACCGGGGAACAGACGAAGGACGCCCTGAGTGAAAACCTCACAGGCCTTGCTGCCATGAGCGTCACTGAAGCAGCACAGCTTTCAACTGGACAAGCGGTATGGGTGCCGCTTTCCGGCGTTCAAGCCACTTCAGCAACCCCAGCGATTGCCCCATGGAAGCTGGAGGGAAATGGGATGTATATCGTTAGCACTATGACGAGAACCGATCCCGGGCTGATGCTGAACTGGCTGAATCGCGGCTATGAAATGACGGAGAAAAACGAATGGGGAGCGATTGCCGAGCTTGGTGCCGCGGACTATTCTGCCATCAATCATCTGTTCGGACAAACCGATATGCTGAAAGGCAATCAAAGCGTAGCAGCGTTGCCTGCCAATGTAAGGAGCACTTATGAAACAGCCGTTGCCGAGTGGCGTAAAACCTCTTATGCCGACACGGCGCTGCCTCAGCTTAACAGCTTCTGGAGCCAAGGCAACTATGCCGATCTAAACAATAAGCTGGCGATGTTTAAAATTAAAGTAATTATGGGTGCCGCAACGATTGAGGAATGGGAGCGTTATATTGCCGCTCTTGTCGCGAGCGAAGAATATAAGCTAATGATCGCCGATATCCATACCCATCTTGCAGCCCCAGCCAAGTGA
- a CDS encoding alpha/beta hydrolase, whose protein sequence is MNATYASYNHDPYRTYPMNGWQAQPHHAAMHMKVQPTEPQQPLTFVLIHGSWADASFWDESAAELRKMGHAVYTPEYPGHGKDPNKAVTHGMLSRSIADFIIAHHLQQIVLVGHSFGGSLVQKVAELVPDRLKRLVFFNAFVLNDGEMVADELPPAAGALFQQLRESSKDNTIMLPFPFFRETFVNLAGLGFAKHVYSQITPEPAGPLYEKLDLKKFYSLTTPRSYLYFTVDNVMPQYNQMYGWHPHMSSRLGLFRLISGHGDHFSTAKTEPRMLAQKLYEAGRD, encoded by the coding sequence ATGAACGCTACTTATGCAAGCTATAATCACGATCCCTATCGCACGTATCCGATGAACGGCTGGCAAGCCCAGCCTCATCATGCCGCGATGCATATGAAAGTACAACCGACCGAACCACAGCAGCCGCTTACCTTTGTGCTTATCCACGGCTCTTGGGCGGATGCCAGTTTTTGGGACGAATCAGCTGCTGAGCTGCGCAAAATGGGCCACGCCGTGTATACGCCAGAGTATCCCGGACACGGCAAAGATCCTAACAAAGCGGTAACCCACGGGATGTTATCGCGCTCGATTGCAGATTTCATTATCGCCCATCATTTGCAGCAAATTGTCCTAGTGGGACATAGCTTTGGCGGCTCTTTAGTTCAAAAAGTGGCGGAACTTGTTCCGGACCGCCTGAAGCGGCTCGTATTTTTCAATGCCTTCGTGCTGAATGACGGGGAAATGGTTGCAGACGAGTTGCCGCCAGCTGCCGGGGCCCTTTTTCAACAGCTGAGAGAAAGCTCCAAGGATAATACTATTATGCTGCCGTTTCCTTTTTTTCGAGAAACCTTCGTCAATCTTGCAGGCCTCGGTTTTGCCAAACATGTGTACAGCCAAATTACACCGGAGCCCGCTGGCCCATTATATGAAAAGCTGGATCTCAAAAAATTTTACAGTCTGACTACTCCCAGAAGCTATCTGTACTTTACGGTAGACAACGTTATGCCGCAATATAATCAAATGTATGGCTGGCATCCTCACATGTCCAGCAGACTGGGCTTATTCCGGCTTATAAGCGGGCATGGCGATCATTTTTCTACCGCAAAAACCGAGCCGCGCATGCTTGCGCAAAAGCTATATGAGGCGGGAAGGGACTAA